The Engystomops pustulosus chromosome 4, aEngPut4.maternal, whole genome shotgun sequence genome contains a region encoding:
- the FGF6 gene encoding fibroblast growth factor 6, producing MAVAQRLLITMSYGARIHWTLPVFLLLGFVGDVVLSYPIPYRANGTLLERTLESFFSRSLGMSSDKSDARWKSDYLQGIKRQRRLYCNVGIGFHLQVLEDGRINGVHHESPYSLLEVSTVERGVISLFGVKSDLFVAMNSKGRVYASPTFQDECKFKEILLSNNYNAYESQMYQGSYLGLSKHGKIKRGTKISPAMTVTHFLPRI from the exons ATGGCCGTCGCACAAAGACTACTCATCACTATGTCCTACGGAGCCAGGATTCACTGGACGTTGCCTGTTTTCCTTCTGCTGGGTTTCGTAGGGGACGTTGTGTTGTCGTACCCTATACCCTACAGGGCTAATGGAACGCTACTGGAAAGGACATTGGAATCGTTCTTCTCCAGGTCACTTGGAATGTCTTCCGACAAATCCGATGCAAGGTGGAAGAGCGATTATTTGCAGGGGATTAAGAGACAACGGAGGTTGTACTGCAACGTCGGAATTGGGTTTCACCTGCAGGTCCTCGAGGATGGAAGGATAAATGGGGTGCACCATGAAAGTCCATATA GTCTCTTAGAAGTTTCGACAGTAGAACGAGGGGTTATAAGCTTATTTGGTGTGAAATCAGATCTCTTTGTAGCGATGAATAGCAAAGGAAGAGTCTACGCTTCG CCAACTTTTCAGGATGAATGCAAATTTAAGGAAATTCTGCTATCCAACAACTATAATGCCTACGAGTCCCAAATGTATCAAGGTTCCTATCTGGGATTGAGCaaacacggaaaaattaaaagagGAACCAAAATTTCTCCAGCTATGACAGTCACACATTTTCTTCCGCGAATATGA